A genome region from Sus scrofa isolate TJ Tabasco breed Duroc unplaced genomic scaffold, Sscrofa11.1 Contig1206, whole genome shotgun sequence includes the following:
- the KCNT1 gene encoding potassium channel subfamily T member 1 isoform X4, whose protein sequence is MVQVEFYVNENTFKERLKLFFIKNQRSSLRIRLFNFSLKLLTCLLYIVRVLLDDPALGIGCWGCPKHNYTFNESSSEINWAPILWVERKMTLWAIQVVVAIISFLETILLIYLSYKGNIWEQVLRVSFVLEMVNTLPFIITIFWAPLRNLFIPVFLNCWLAKHALENMINDFHRAILRTQSAMFNQVLILFCTLLCLVFTGTCGIQHLERAGDNLSLLTSFYFCIVTFSTVGYGDVTPKIWPSQLLVVIMICVALVVLPLQFEELVYLWMERQKSGGNYSRHRAQTEKHVILCVSSLKIDLLMDFLNEFYAHPRLQDYYVVILCPTEMDIQVRRVLQIPLWSQRVIYLQGSALKDQDLMRAKMDNGEACFILSSRNEVDRTAADHQTILRAWAVKDFAPNCPLYVQILKPENKFHVKFADHVVCEEECKFAMLALNCICPATSTLITLLVHTSRGQEGQESPEQWQRMYGRCSGNEVYHVRMGDSKFFQEYEGKSFTYAAFHAHKKYGVCLIGLKREDNKSILLNPGPRHILAASDTCFYINITKEENSAFIFKQEEKQKRRGLAGQGLYEGSARLPVHSIIASVGTVAMDLQNAECRPAQSGGGCAGSKLALPTENGSGSRRPSIAPVLELADTSALLPCDLLSDQSEDEMLPSEDEGLSMVEYVRGYPPNSPYIGSSPTLCHLLPVKAPFCCLRLDKGCKHNSYEDAKAYGFKNKLIIVSAETAGNGLYNFIVPLRAYYRPRRELNPIVLLLDNKPDHHFLEAICCFPMVYYMEGSVDNLDSLLQSGVIYADNLVVVDKESTMSAEEDYMADAKTIVNVQTMFRLFPSLSITTELTHPSNMRFMQFRAKDSYSLALSKLEKRERENGSNLAFMFRLPFAAGRVFSISMLDTLLYQSFVKDYMIPITRLLLGLDTTPGSGYLCAMKITEEDLWIRTYGRLFQKLCSSSAEVPIGIYRTESHVFSSEPHDLRAQSQISVSVEDGEDTRDVKGSWGARVGTGGGSAHGKHAAGGDPAEHPLLRRKSLPWARRLSRKGSRPSGKAAAEWISQQRLSLYRRSERQELSELVKNRMKHLGLPTTGYEDVANLTASDVMNRVNLGYLQDEMNDHQNTLSYVLINPPPDTRLEPNDIVYLIRSDPLAHVASGSQSRKSSCSNKLASCNPETRDETQL, encoded by the exons gCCTGAGGATCCGGCTGTTCAACTTCTCCCTGAAGCTGCTCACCTGCCTGCTGTACATAGTCCGCGTCCTGCTCGACGACCCTGCCCTGGGCATCGGATG CTGGGGCTGTCCGAAGCACAACTACACCTTCAATGAATCATCCTCCGAGATCAACTG gGCCCCCATCCTGTGGGTGGAGAGGAAGATGACTCTGTGGGCCATTCAG GTCGTCGTGGCCATCATCAGCTTCCTGGAGACCATTCTTCTCATTTACCTCAGCTACAAG GGCAACATCTGGGAGCAGGTCCTGCGCGTATCCTTCGTCCTGGAAATGGTCAACACGCTGCCCTTCATCATCACG ATATTCTGGGCGCCGCTGCGCAACCTCTTCATCCCCGTCTTTCTCAACTGCTGGCTCGCCAAGCACGCCCTGGAGAACATGATC AACGACTTCCACCGTGCCATCCTGCGCACGCAGTCGGCCATGTTCAACCAGGTGCTCATCCTCTTCTGCACGCTGCTGTGTCTGGTCTTCACGGG GACCTGCGGCATCCAGCACCTGGAGCGTGCAGGCGACAACCTGTCTCTCCTGACGTCCTTCTACTTCTGCATCGTCACCTTCTCCACCGTGGGCTACGGGGACGTGACGCCCAAGATCTGGCCGTCCCAGCTGCTCGTGGTCATCATGATCTGCGTGGCCCTCGTGGTGCTCCCGCTGCAG TTTGAGGAGCTTGTCTACCTGTGGATGGAGCGACAGAAGTCGGGGGGCAACTACAGCCGCCACCGGGCCCAGACGGAGAAGCACGTGATCCTGTGCGTCAGCTCCCTCAAGATCGACCTGCTCATGGACTTTCTGAACGAGTTCTACGCCCACCcgaggctgcag GACTATTACGTGGTCATCCTGTGCCCCACCGAGATGGACATCCAGGTGCGCAGGGTCCTGCAGATCCCCCTGTGGTCCCAGCGGGTCATCTACCTCCAGGGCTCCGCACTCAAGGACCAGGACCTCATGCGGGCCAA GATGGACAACGGGGAGGCCTGCTTTATCCTCAGCAGCCGGAATGAGGTGGACCGCACCGCGGCG GACCACCAGACCATCCTGCGTGCCTGGGCTGTGAAGGACTTTGCCCCCAACTGCCCCCTCTACGTCCAGATCCTCAAGCCCGAGAACAAGTTTCATGTCAAGTTTGCAG ACCACGTGGTGTGTGAGGAGGAGTGCAAGTTCGCCATGCTGGCCCTGAACTGCATCTGCCCGGCCACATCCACCCTCATCACGCTGCTGGTGCACACGTCGCGTGGCCA GGAAGGCCAGGAGTCGCCGGAGCAGTGGCAGCGCATGTACGGGCGCTGCTCGGGGAACGAGGTCTACCACGTCCGCATGGGGGACAGCAAGTTCTTCCAGGAGTATGAGGGCAAGAGCTTCACCTACGCCGCCTTCCACGCCCACAAGAA GTACGGCGTGTGCCTCATCGGCCTGAAGCGGGAGGACAACAAGAGCATCCTGCTGAACCCGGGGCCCCGGCACATCCTGGCCGCCTCCGACACCTGCTTCTACATCAATATCACCAAGGAGGAGAACTCGGCCTTCATCTTCAAGcaggaggaaaagcagaagaGGCGGGGCCTGGCGGGGCAGGGGCTGTACGAGGGCTCGGCCCGCCTGCCCGTGCACAGCATCATCGCCTCCGTGG GGACCGTGGCCATGGACCTCCAGAACGCCGAGTGCCGGCCGGCCCAGAGCGGCGGGGGCTGCGCGGGCAGCAAGCTGGCACTCCCCACGGAGAACGGCTCGGGCAGCCGGCGGCCCAGCATCGCGCCCGTCTTGGAGCTGGCCGACACCTCGGCCCTGCTGCCCTGCGATCTGTTGAGTGACCAGTCGGAGGACGAGATGCTGCCGTCGGAGGACGAGGGGCTGTCCATGGTGGA GTACGTGAGGGGCTATCCCCCCAACTCGCCTTACATTGGCAGCTCCCCCACCCTGTGCCACCTTCTGCCCGTGAAGGCCCCCTTCTGCTGCCTGCGGCTGGACAAG GGCTGCAAGCACAACAGCTACGAAGACGCCAAGGCCTACGGCTTCAAGAACAAGCTGATCATCGTCTCGGCCGAGACGGCGGGCAACGGGCTCTACAACTTCATCGTGCCGCTGCGGGCCTACTACCGGCCCCGCAGGGAGCTCAACCCCATCGTGCTGCTGCTGGACAACAA GCCCGACCACCACTTCCTGGAGGCCATCTGCTGCTTCCCCATGGTCTACTACATGGAGGGCTCCGTGGACAA CCTGGACAGCCTGCTGCAGTCGGGCGTCATCTACGCCGACAACCTGGTGGTGGTGGACAAGGAGAGCACCATGAGCGCCGAGGAGGACTACATGGCCGACGCCAAGACCATCGTCAACGTGCAGACCATGTTCCG GCTCTTCCCCAGCCTCAGCATCACCACGGAGCTCACCCACCCGTCCAACATGCGGTTCATGCAGTTTCGCGCCAAGGACAGCTACTCCCTGGCTCTCTCCAAACTGGAAAAG AGGGAGCGGGAAAACGGCTCCAACCTGGCCTTCATGTTCCGCCTGCCGTTCGCCGCCGGCCGCGTCTTCAGCATCAGCATGCTGGACACGCTGCTCTATCAG TCCTTCGTCAAGGACTACATGATCCCCATCACCAGGCTGCTGCTCGGCCTGGACACCACGCCGGGCTCCGGCTACCTCTGTGCC ATGAAGATCACGGAGGAGGACCTGTGGATCCGGACGTACGGGCGCCTCTTCCAGAAGCTGTGCTCCTCCAGCGCCGAGGTGCCCATCGGCATCTACCGCACCGAGAGCCACGTCTTCTCCTCGGAG CCCCACGACCTCAGAGCCCAG TCCCAGATCTCAGTGAGCGTGGAGGATGGCGAGGACACGCGGGACGTGAAGGGGTCCTGGGGCGCGCGGGTGGGTACCGGTGGCGGCAGTGCCCACGGCAAGCACGCGGCGGGCGGTGACCCGGCCGAGCACCCGCTCCTGCGGCGCAAGAGCCTGCCGTGGGCGCGGAGGCTGAGCCGCAAGGGCTCCCGGCCCTCGGGGAAGGCGGCGGCCGAGTGGATCAGCCAGCAGCGGCTCAGCCTGTACCGGCGCTCGGAGCGGCAGGAGCTGTCCGAGCTGGTCAAGAACCGCATGAAGCACCTGGGGCTGCCCACCACCGGCTACG
- the KCNT1 gene encoding potassium channel subfamily T member 1 isoform X5: MTLWAIQVVVAIISFLETILLIYLSYKGNIWEQVLRVSFVLEMVNTLPFIITIFWAPLRNLFIPVFLNCWLAKHALENMINDFHRAILRTQSAMFNQVLILFCTLLCLVFTGTCGIQHLERAGDNLSLLTSFYFCIVTFSTVGYGDVTPKIWPSQLLVVIMICVALVVLPLQFEELVYLWMERQKSGGNYSRHRAQTEKHVILCVSSLKIDLLMDFLNEFYAHPRLQDYYVVILCPTEMDIQVRRVLQIPLWSQRVIYLQGSALKDQDLMRAKMDNGEACFILSSRNEVDRTAADHQTILRAWAVKDFAPNCPLYVQILKPENKFHVKFADHVVCEEECKFAMLALNCICPATSTLITLLVHTSRGQEGQESPEQWQRMYGRCSGNEVYHVRMGDSKFFQEYEGKSFTYAAFHAHKKYGVCLIGLKREDNKSILLNPGPRHILAASDTCFYINITKEENSAFIFKQEEKQKRRGLAGQGLYEGSARLPVHSIIASVGTVAMDLQNAECRPAQSGGGCAGSKLALPTENGSGSRRPSIAPVLELADTSALLPCDLLSDQSEDEMLPSEDEGLSMVEYVRGYPPNSPYIGSSPTLCHLLPVKAPFCCLRLDKGCKHNSYEDAKAYGFKNKLIIVSAETAGNGLYNFIVPLRAYYRPRRELNPIVLLLDNKPDHHFLEAICCFPMVYYMEGSVDNLDSLLQSGVIYADNLVVVDKESTMSAEEDYMADAKTIVNVQTMFRLFPSLSITTELTHPSNMRFMQFRAKDSYSLALSKLEKRERENGSNLAFMFRLPFAAGRVFSISMLDTLLYQSFVKDYMIPITRLLLGLDTTPGSGYLCAMKITEEDLWIRTYGRLFQKLCSSSAEVPIGIYRTESHVFSSEPHDLRAQSQISVSVEDGEDTRDVKGSWGARVGTGGGSAHGKHAAGGDPAEHPLLRRKSLPWARRLSRKGSRPSGKAAAEWISQQRLSLYRRSERQELSELVKNRMKHLGLPTTGYEDVANLTASDVMNRVNLGYLQDEMNDHQNTLSYVLINPPPDTRLEPNDIVYLIRSDPLAHVASGSQSRKSSCSNKLASCNPETRDETQL, encoded by the exons ATGACTCTGTGGGCCATTCAG GTCGTCGTGGCCATCATCAGCTTCCTGGAGACCATTCTTCTCATTTACCTCAGCTACAAG GGCAACATCTGGGAGCAGGTCCTGCGCGTATCCTTCGTCCTGGAAATGGTCAACACGCTGCCCTTCATCATCACG ATATTCTGGGCGCCGCTGCGCAACCTCTTCATCCCCGTCTTTCTCAACTGCTGGCTCGCCAAGCACGCCCTGGAGAACATGATC AACGACTTCCACCGTGCCATCCTGCGCACGCAGTCGGCCATGTTCAACCAGGTGCTCATCCTCTTCTGCACGCTGCTGTGTCTGGTCTTCACGGG GACCTGCGGCATCCAGCACCTGGAGCGTGCAGGCGACAACCTGTCTCTCCTGACGTCCTTCTACTTCTGCATCGTCACCTTCTCCACCGTGGGCTACGGGGACGTGACGCCCAAGATCTGGCCGTCCCAGCTGCTCGTGGTCATCATGATCTGCGTGGCCCTCGTGGTGCTCCCGCTGCAG TTTGAGGAGCTTGTCTACCTGTGGATGGAGCGACAGAAGTCGGGGGGCAACTACAGCCGCCACCGGGCCCAGACGGAGAAGCACGTGATCCTGTGCGTCAGCTCCCTCAAGATCGACCTGCTCATGGACTTTCTGAACGAGTTCTACGCCCACCcgaggctgcag GACTATTACGTGGTCATCCTGTGCCCCACCGAGATGGACATCCAGGTGCGCAGGGTCCTGCAGATCCCCCTGTGGTCCCAGCGGGTCATCTACCTCCAGGGCTCCGCACTCAAGGACCAGGACCTCATGCGGGCCAA GATGGACAACGGGGAGGCCTGCTTTATCCTCAGCAGCCGGAATGAGGTGGACCGCACCGCGGCG GACCACCAGACCATCCTGCGTGCCTGGGCTGTGAAGGACTTTGCCCCCAACTGCCCCCTCTACGTCCAGATCCTCAAGCCCGAGAACAAGTTTCATGTCAAGTTTGCAG ACCACGTGGTGTGTGAGGAGGAGTGCAAGTTCGCCATGCTGGCCCTGAACTGCATCTGCCCGGCCACATCCACCCTCATCACGCTGCTGGTGCACACGTCGCGTGGCCA GGAAGGCCAGGAGTCGCCGGAGCAGTGGCAGCGCATGTACGGGCGCTGCTCGGGGAACGAGGTCTACCACGTCCGCATGGGGGACAGCAAGTTCTTCCAGGAGTATGAGGGCAAGAGCTTCACCTACGCCGCCTTCCACGCCCACAAGAA GTACGGCGTGTGCCTCATCGGCCTGAAGCGGGAGGACAACAAGAGCATCCTGCTGAACCCGGGGCCCCGGCACATCCTGGCCGCCTCCGACACCTGCTTCTACATCAATATCACCAAGGAGGAGAACTCGGCCTTCATCTTCAAGcaggaggaaaagcagaagaGGCGGGGCCTGGCGGGGCAGGGGCTGTACGAGGGCTCGGCCCGCCTGCCCGTGCACAGCATCATCGCCTCCGTGG GGACCGTGGCCATGGACCTCCAGAACGCCGAGTGCCGGCCGGCCCAGAGCGGCGGGGGCTGCGCGGGCAGCAAGCTGGCACTCCCCACGGAGAACGGCTCGGGCAGCCGGCGGCCCAGCATCGCGCCCGTCTTGGAGCTGGCCGACACCTCGGCCCTGCTGCCCTGCGATCTGTTGAGTGACCAGTCGGAGGACGAGATGCTGCCGTCGGAGGACGAGGGGCTGTCCATGGTGGA GTACGTGAGGGGCTATCCCCCCAACTCGCCTTACATTGGCAGCTCCCCCACCCTGTGCCACCTTCTGCCCGTGAAGGCCCCCTTCTGCTGCCTGCGGCTGGACAAG GGCTGCAAGCACAACAGCTACGAAGACGCCAAGGCCTACGGCTTCAAGAACAAGCTGATCATCGTCTCGGCCGAGACGGCGGGCAACGGGCTCTACAACTTCATCGTGCCGCTGCGGGCCTACTACCGGCCCCGCAGGGAGCTCAACCCCATCGTGCTGCTGCTGGACAACAA GCCCGACCACCACTTCCTGGAGGCCATCTGCTGCTTCCCCATGGTCTACTACATGGAGGGCTCCGTGGACAA CCTGGACAGCCTGCTGCAGTCGGGCGTCATCTACGCCGACAACCTGGTGGTGGTGGACAAGGAGAGCACCATGAGCGCCGAGGAGGACTACATGGCCGACGCCAAGACCATCGTCAACGTGCAGACCATGTTCCG GCTCTTCCCCAGCCTCAGCATCACCACGGAGCTCACCCACCCGTCCAACATGCGGTTCATGCAGTTTCGCGCCAAGGACAGCTACTCCCTGGCTCTCTCCAAACTGGAAAAG AGGGAGCGGGAAAACGGCTCCAACCTGGCCTTCATGTTCCGCCTGCCGTTCGCCGCCGGCCGCGTCTTCAGCATCAGCATGCTGGACACGCTGCTCTATCAG TCCTTCGTCAAGGACTACATGATCCCCATCACCAGGCTGCTGCTCGGCCTGGACACCACGCCGGGCTCCGGCTACCTCTGTGCC ATGAAGATCACGGAGGAGGACCTGTGGATCCGGACGTACGGGCGCCTCTTCCAGAAGCTGTGCTCCTCCAGCGCCGAGGTGCCCATCGGCATCTACCGCACCGAGAGCCACGTCTTCTCCTCGGAG CCCCACGACCTCAGAGCCCAG TCCCAGATCTCAGTGAGCGTGGAGGATGGCGAGGACACGCGGGACGTGAAGGGGTCCTGGGGCGCGCGGGTGGGTACCGGTGGCGGCAGTGCCCACGGCAAGCACGCGGCGGGCGGTGACCCGGCCGAGCACCCGCTCCTGCGGCGCAAGAGCCTGCCGTGGGCGCGGAGGCTGAGCCGCAAGGGCTCCCGGCCCTCGGGGAAGGCGGCGGCCGAGTGGATCAGCCAGCAGCGGCTCAGCCTGTACCGGCGCTCGGAGCGGCAGGAGCTGTCCGAGCTGGTCAAGAACCGCATGAAGCACCTGGGGCTGCCCACCACCGGCTACG